One genomic segment of Marinitoga hydrogenitolerans DSM 16785 includes these proteins:
- a CDS encoding PD-(D/E)XK nuclease domain-containing protein has protein sequence SDYKKVQNLFSLGELLGVKIEKEETKEEREKTTSKRIIGELLNEILLTGKTELTELTTMFNPGKRIEIKDIKSLLFYLGFMTFEKKGIITYLKIPNYSMKKIFSEYFTEYIEEKLTEYIDPEPIEIAVRKILSDGEIKSFAKEIENLLSKMDNRIFMGLDEKYIKAIMYSYLILTPYAMVKMEYPVENGYIDIAMFKRYEEVPYEAIIEVKYIKQKEYTEEKLKRKIKEAKEQIEKYKKSYELNSKNETMKKYIIIFVGKEAKYVEEVK, from the coding sequence TGAGTGATTACAAAAAAGTACAGAATTTATTCAGTCTTGGTGAATTGCTTGGTGTAAAAATAGAAAAAGAAGAAACCAAAGAAGAAAGAGAAAAAACAACATCAAAAAGAATAATAGGAGAACTATTAAATGAAATATTACTAACAGGTAAAACAGAGCTAACAGAACTAACAACAATGTTCAATCCAGGAAAAAGGATAGAAATAAAAGATATAAAATCGTTATTATTCTATCTAGGATTCATGACATTTGAAAAAAAAGGCATAATAACATATCTAAAAATACCAAATTACTCAATGAAAAAAATATTCTCAGAATATTTTACAGAATACATAGAAGAAAAACTAACAGAATATATAGACCCGGAACCAATAGAAATAGCAGTAAGAAAAATACTATCAGATGGAGAAATAAAAAGCTTTGCCAAAGAAATAGAAAACCTATTGAGCAAAATGGACAATAGAATATTCATGGGATTAGACGAAAAATACATAAAAGCAATAATGTATAGTTATCTAATACTAACGCCATATGCAATGGTAAAAATGGAATATCCAGTAGAAAATGGATATATAGATATAGCAATGTTCAAAAGATATGAGGAAGTACCATATGAAGCGATAATAGAAGTAAAATATATAAAACAAAAAGAATACACAGAAGAAAAATTAAAAAGGAAAATAAAAGAAGCAAAAGAACAAATAGAAAAATACAAGAAATCATATGAATTAAACTCAAAAAATGAAACAATGAAAAAGTATATAATTATTTTTGTGGGTAAGGAAGCGAAATATGTTGAGGAAGTAAAATAA